A portion of the Lolium rigidum isolate FL_2022 chromosome 1, APGP_CSIRO_Lrig_0.1, whole genome shotgun sequence genome contains these proteins:
- the LOC124683503 gene encoding probable E3 ubiquitin-protein ligase ATL44, translated as MSSPSSLPDTSDADVSDGPGPASSNFTLMYIIIAVAIAVVLYFAVGYGRSLLSQWRARHGDGSLPATNLGMSMDDIAALPTFTYRARAAPTPSPQGNWGGKRRSGSKGRAAAASVECVVCLQELEDGDVVRVLPACRHFFHVSCIDAWLCAHSSCPVCRAHPEPERARPGEAAMSPPLPQLRRCDVSPERPTATRIFADILARSPLRIGGSTSGSKERVVSRSPSPAPMVRDYVLSRSPSRTPLTHGMVDERCSLSQSPPQMLEVVVVRSPSPMRFGRQPTTTCVGVLESTDASMSASPSPPATFFTEESSSKLSPEVPY; from the coding sequence ATGTCGTCGCCCTCGTCATTGCCTGACACTTCCGACGCCGACGTTTCTGACGGCCCCGGGCCGGCCAGCTCCAACTTCACGCTGATGTACATCATCATCGCCGTTGCCATCGCCGTCGTGCTGTACTTCGCCGTCGGCTACGGCAGGTCGCTCCTGTCCCAGTGGCGCGCTCGTCACGGCGACGGCTCGCTTCCTGCCACCAACCTCGGGATGAGCATGGACGACATCGCCGCGCTCCCCACGTTCACGTACAGGGCGCGAGCGGCGCCGACGCCGTCGCCCCAGGGCAACTGGGGCGGCAAGAGGAGGAGCGGAAGCAAGGGGAGGGCGGCGGCTGCGTCGGTGGAGTGCGTGGTGTGCCTGCAGGAGCTGGAGGACGGTGACGTGGTGCGCGTGCTGCCGGCGTGCAGGCACTTCTTCCATGTCAGCTGCATCGACGCCTGGCTGTGCGCACACTCGTCGTGCCCAGTGTGCCGCGCACACCCCGAGCCGGAGCGAGCGCGCCCCGGCGAGGCTGCCATGTCGCCACCGTTGCCGCAGCTGCGTCGCTGCGACGTGTCGCCCGAGCGGCCTACGGCGACGAGAATCTTCGCGGATATCTTGGCACGATCGCCGCTGAGGATCGGAGGCTCGACGAGCGGTTCGAAGGAGAGGGTCGTGTCCAGGTCGCCGTCACCGGCACCCATGGTGCGTGACTACGTCCTGTCGAGGTCTCCGTCGCGGACGCCGTTGACGCATGGGATGGTGGACGAACGGTGTTCGTTGTCGCAGTCGCCGCCCCAGATGCTGGAGGTTGTGGTGGTTCGGTCGCCTTCTCCGATGAGGTTCGGCCGTCAGCCTACGACGACGTGCGTTGGCGTGTTGGAAAGCACAGATGCAAGTATGTCGGCATCGCCATCCCCGCCGGCGACATTTTTCACAGAGGAGTCGTCTTCTAAATTGTCACCGGAAGTGCCATACTAA